The Mesorhizobium sp. M3A.F.Ca.ET.080.04.2.1 genome contains the following window.
GGTTGAAATGCGCGATTGAAAAGAACTTGTCGTTGGGCGTCACCCAGGAATCGAGATCCTCCCACACCAACTGATTTTTGACGACCTGCGGAACCGGGTTCGGCGGCAGCTGATCGAGCCATTTGATGACTTCTTCGCTGGCCCGAGTTGGAAATGCATAGGCAATCCGCGATTGAAAGGACGCCAGCGCAACGAGGGTTGCCCCTCCTCGAACCATGAATTCACGTCTGGGAAGGTAATGCATGATAACTTCTCCTCCAGTGAAAAGCTCAGTTCTCCTCAAGTAATAAGTGCGAATAGCGACTGATGAGTGCGAATAGCGACCGGGATCGCGAAAAGCAGAAGCCGGAGTGGAACAAGTCCGAGTTGGAAGCGCGCCCTAGTTGAAGCGACGCCTCCCGCTCTCAATTCGCCAGCTTGTCAGGTCCGAGCCGGCGATCTTCAACTATACGCCTTATCTGTGATCGTGACGAGGGCTCGCAGCTTCGCATCTGGGCTTCGTGCTCCAAGATCGAATGCCGCCGACGATGGTGCGTTGGATCTTGCGAGCGGCATGGATCTGGTCAGCACCGATCTCAGCCTAGAGGCGCTGCCGGGTCCGGGACGCGAAAGCAAACAAGGCTCCCTAAGGAGCCTTGCCGCGACATTTCGATGGCAGAGTGCCTGCTTTTCCGCAAACGGCTTTGGCCTAGGCATCGACCAAAGCTGGCGTCGAACGCTTGCGAGACGGAGCGGCCGTCCTCTTGGGCACGATGACGTAGCGGCGCGGTACTGCTGTCGCCACCCGGCCAGGGATCTTGTCCGATGCCTGCCCTGAAAGAACCGCCACGGCGTCGTCGCGCACTGGTCCATAGATCCGGTAATATTGATGGCTGGTCGCGTTCAGCTCGGCCGGAACTACGTTGCTCACGTCCACCGCCACGACCTTGTCGCTGATGGTCGCCATATTATCGGGACCGGTTGCGCCGAGGCGCGGACCGTTGAACTGGAACGTGCCGCTAAGCACGGTAAGGACCCAGTCCTCATGCGTATAGTAGACGGTTACTCTGCGCCCGAGGTCCGGCAGGGCCCTCAACTTGTCCTGCCTGTCAAATGCATCGGAATCCTCGTCGGCCGCGGCGAGAATGATCTGGCGAAACACGGTCGGAAGATGGGTGGCCGGCGCGGATGGCAGTGGGTCGCCGGCGTCGACGTCGCGCGGCTGCGCCAAAAGCGCCTGGACACCGAAGCGCAGAACGTAGTTGCCCATGCTATGGCAAAGCAGGTGGATGACAGGCGGTGACGCGTTGGGCGCTGCTTTGGTCATTTCAGCCACTTCAGCCATCAATCTGCGGACGACCCGCGCGAAGGCCGGACCGCTCTGTCGAGCCATACCCCTGTCGAGCTGGTATCCCAACAGCGTGCCCTGCGAAGGCCAGCCAAAGGCGAGAATGTCCGCGTCGATCCCATAGAATGCGAGGATGGTGGCGGCGCGTTCCATGCTGTCGCTGAAGGTGTTGAAGAAGCCATGGACGAACAAGACGATGGTCTTGGCCGAGGCAAGCGAAGGACGGAGCGCCGAAAACAGCTCGTCGCTGCCTCGCTTGGGTTGCTGCCCAAGGCCGACAAGCATCTTTTCGTCATAGACGCGCAATGATCCCGGAACGATCTTCCCCTGTTTCGGGGCTCCGGAAACGGCAACCTGGATCTGGCCATATCTCAGGTCCATGCCCTGCGCCTGACTGAGATATGGCCCGAAGCCTGTAATCTTGCCCGCACTGCCGACAATGGGATTGCGGTTCGTGGCAAAATAAACGGTGTATTGCTTGGACAAGGCCGCCTCCTCCGAATGAATGGTCGCATTCAGTCACTGTCAGGGCACGGACGCCGCTCGCGCGGGAACGGTCCACCGCGCGGACTAGGCCTATGTCAATTCGCTTAAGTTGAAGCCGGCGCCTCCCCTGAATAACAATAAGCTCTCTTTTTGAATTTCAGTCAATTACACTTTGCAATTACTTTGTTCTTTGCAGCTAGACCACAGCCGGCGCGAAGGCTGACAGCGTCAGGCGGGCTGTCTCCTGATCGAAGCGCAAACGCATCGAACAAGCCATCTGCCTGCCAAAAAACAAGGCCCTCGGGACGAGAGCCTTGTCGCAACAACTTCGACGGGTAGAGCCCTGCCCTACTTCCCCATCAACTGCTTGGCGTTTTCCGCCGTGATCGCGGTGGTGTCCACCGTCACGGTCGGTTCCACCGAGGTCGCGCAGTCGAGCAGGATCTTCTTCGACATCTCGATCGCTTCCTTGGCTCCGGTCGGATAGGTGAAGGTCGCCGCCCAGTCGCCCTTGGCCACCGCCTCGATGCCGCCGGCCGGGCCGGGCAGGCCGTCGGTGCCGATGATCTTGACGTCCTTGCCGGCGCCCTTGGCGGCCAGCAGCGCGCCCGCCGCCATCATGTCGTTCGACGCATAGAGCACCTTGATGTCGGGATGCGCCTGCAGCATGGCAGCAAAGGCGGTCTGGGCTTTATCCGGAACCCAGTCGGCGGCCTGCTCGGCAACTATCTGGATCTTGGCGTTGGCCTTCACGCCTTCCTTGAAGCCGTTCAAGCGCTCCACCGCCGGCGTCGAGCTCGGCAGGCCTTCGAGCACCGCCGCCTCGCCGCCATCGGGCAGCAGCTTCGTGGCCGTGAACTTGCCGGCTTCCTCGGCGATCTTGAAGTTGTCGCCGCCGATGAAGGCCGTGTAGTCCTTGCCGGGTTCGCCCACCGTCTTGCGGTCGAGTTCGATCACCGGAATGCCGGCGTCCATGGCGCGCTTCACGGCCGGCGTCAGCGGGGCGGCCTCGAAGGGCGAGATCAGCAGAAGATCGACCTTCTGGGTGATGAAGTTGTCGACCTGCGAAGTCTGCGTGTTGACGTTGCCGGCGCCGTCGGCGATCTGCAGCGTGAAGCCCGGCACTTCCTTAGCGGCCGCCGTCAGCTCGTCATTGACGTGCTGGCGATAGGGCTCGGCGTTGTTGGCTTGCGAAAAGCCGATGACGAACTGGCCGTCCTTGGCACAGGCCTTGACCATCGGGTCGGCGGCCTGGGCGCCGCCTGCGATGCACAGGCCGGCCGCGCCCGCCAGAAGTGCAGTCCGCAGGACGCGCGATCCTCTCAGTGTGGTTTTCATGCTCAGTCTCCTCCTCTGTCGGGCCGGGGGACGGCCTGACCTCTGGTTTCAGTCTTCGAGGTGTGCTGCCGCCGGCCTCCTATCGTCCCAAACCCTCGCGGCGGCGAACGAGGGATTGAAGCACTGCCGCCAGGACGATGATCGCGGCGGTCGCGAGCAGCTGCGTGGCGGGGGTGATGTTGTTGAGCTGAAGGATATTGGCCAAGGCACCAAGCATGATGGTGCCGGCGACCGTGCCGACCATCGAGCCGGCGCCGCCGAACAGGCTGGTGCCGCCGATAACGACGGCAGCGATCGCGGTGAGCTCATAGCCCATGCCGTCATTGGCGCTGCCGAAGTTGAACTGGCCGGCATGGACGATGCCGGCAAGCGCGGAGGCAAAGCCTGTGATGGCATAGACCGCAATCTTCACCATCGACACCGGCACGCCGGAAATGCGGGCGGCGCGCTCGTTGCCGCCGACGGCATAGACGTAGCGGCCGAAGCGCGTGGTGTTGAGAACCAGCGTGGCAATCGCGGCGAAGATGATGAAGACGATGGTGGCCACCGGCACGGTGTTGTCGAACAGGCGCTCGCCCAGCACCGCGAACACCGGCGGCGCCAGGCCCGGTCCGTCGCCATAGGAGATGTTGATGTACTGGTTGCCGGAAACGATCAGCGCCAGACCGCGCGCCGCCTGCAGCCCGGCCAGCGTGACGATGAACGGCTCCAGCCGGAAGCGGGTGGAGATCGTCCCCTGGACGATCCCAAAGACGACGCCCATGACCAGCACCGCCAAAATGGTCGGGATAAGCCCGAAGCCACCAGAGATCATCATGGTGGCTGTCACCACGGCGGAGAGGCCGAGCACCGCCCCGACCGAAAGGTCGATGCCGGCGGTGATGATGACGAAGGTCATGCCGATGGCGATGATGCCGGTCTCCGACACGGCGCGCACGATGTTGGCGATGTTGTCGGGGTTGAGGAACAGGATCT
Protein-coding sequences here:
- a CDS encoding substrate-binding domain-containing protein, with protein sequence MKTTLRGSRVLRTALLAGAAGLCIAGGAQAADPMVKACAKDGQFVIGFSQANNAEPYRQHVNDELTAAAKEVPGFTLQIADGAGNVNTQTSQVDNFITQKVDLLLISPFEAAPLTPAVKRAMDAGIPVIELDRKTVGEPGKDYTAFIGGDNFKIAEEAGKFTATKLLPDGGEAAVLEGLPSSTPAVERLNGFKEGVKANAKIQIVAEQAADWVPDKAQTAFAAMLQAHPDIKVLYASNDMMAAGALLAAKGAGKDVKIIGTDGLPGPAGGIEAVAKGDWAATFTYPTGAKEAIEMSKKILLDCATSVEPTVTVDTTAITAENAKQLMGK
- a CDS encoding ABC transporter permease gives rise to the protein MSDQKISVAASPAGSSPAAQVTAAPKHRVDPLAIVVRFQSLIGLVLVAIGGVIFSPRRHGEILFLNPDNIANIVRAVSETGIIAIGMTFVIITAGIDLSVGAVLGLSAVVTATMMISGGFGLIPTILAVLVMGVVFGIVQGTISTRFRLEPFIVTLAGLQAARGLALIVSGNQYINISYGDGPGLAPPVFAVLGERLFDNTVPVATIVFIIFAAIATLVLNTTRFGRYVYAVGGNERAARISGVPVSMVKIAVYAITGFASALAGIVHAGQFNFGSANDGMGYELTAIAAVVIGGTSLFGGAGSMVGTVAGTIMLGALANILQLNNITPATQLLATAAIIVLAAVLQSLVRRREGLGR
- a CDS encoding alpha/beta hydrolase gives rise to the protein MSKQYTVYFATNRNPIVGSAGKITGFGPYLSQAQGMDLRYGQIQVAVSGAPKQGKIVPGSLRVYDEKMLVGLGQQPKRGSDELFSALRPSLASAKTIVLFVHGFFNTFSDSMERAATILAFYGIDADILAFGWPSQGTLLGYQLDRGMARQSGPAFARVVRRLMAEVAEMTKAAPNASPPVIHLLCHSMGNYVLRFGVQALLAQPRDVDAGDPLPSAPATHLPTVFRQIILAAADEDSDAFDRQDKLRALPDLGRRVTVYYTHEDWVLTVLSGTFQFNGPRLGATGPDNMATISDKVVAVDVSNVVPAELNATSHQYYRIYGPVRDDAVAVLSGQASDKIPGRVATAVPRRYVIVPKRTAAPSRKRSTPALVDA